The region TTACGAGTTCGCGTTGCAGCAGTTTGGCATTGACGCTTCCGGTGCGGTATTCGTGGATGATAAGGCCATGAATATCGTAGGCGCGAACAATGCTGGCATTCGCGGCGTTCGATTCAAGGATTCGCGTGCGTTGCGTGCGTTGCTCATCGATGCAGGTGTGAAGATTCCTGCAGTGCGCCAGGCATAGTGTTGATGCGTTGCATTCCTCCTGTTGCACACGCTGCTGATATGCGTGCTGTTGATATGACGGAATGATTCCACGATGATAACGATGTGAATGAGGATTTGATAAGGAGGATTTTCCATGCTGAAAGTGCTGTTTGCCGGTACTCCGGATGTTGCTGTGCCGTCGTTGGAGCTGCTGGCTGAAGACACCGAGCATTTTGAAGTGGTCGCAGTACTCACTCGACCGGATGCGCCTACCGGTCGTGGACGCAAGTTGGTGCCGAATCCCGTGAAACAGGCCGCTCTTGAGCTTGGCCTGCCAGTGATCGAATCCGATCCGAGCGAGGAAACCTTCATTTCCGAACTGGCAGCCACCGGAGCTCAGGCTGCCGCAGTGGTGGCGTACGGCAAAATCCTGAAGCAAGATGTGCTCGACGCGTTGCCGATGGGCTGGTATAACCTGCATTTCTCGCTGCTGCCGCAGTGGCGCGGTGCGGCTCCTGTGCAGCGCTCCATTTGGGCCGGCGAAAAAGTGACTGGTGCCACGGTGTTCCGCATTGTGCGCGCCATGGATGCCGGTCCGATTCTGGCGCAATCCACCGTGGAAATCGGCGTGCACGAAACCGCCGGCGAGCTTCTGAACCGTCTTGCCGAAGATGGATCACGCCTGCTTGCTGCATCGTTGCAGGCCATGGCCGATGATCAGATCATTCCGGTTGAGCAGCCTGCCGGCGCATATGAGATAGCTCAGAAGATCACCGTTGAAGACGCACATATTCGTTTCGACATTCCCGTGTTCGCGGTGGACCGTCAGATTCGTGCCTGCACACCCAATCCGGGCGCATGGTGCGAACTGCATGCCAACGCTGAAGCCAAACCGACCACACTGCACGTGCTTCGAGCACAGAGCGCCGATATAAGCAATCCCAACACGCCTGCGTCGCTTGAGCCGGGGCAGATCGTAGCTGGAAAGAAGAACGTATGGGTGGGCACTTCTTCAGATCCACTGGAATTGCTTGAAGTCAAAGCCCAAGGCAAAAAGGCCATGCGTGCCGCCGACTGGGCGAGAGGGGCTCATCTCGACGGTGCCTACTGCAAATAGAATCGAAAACAGGTGGACCATATAAAGTTGCCGTGTGAACATCATGATTTCACACGGCAACTTTTGCTATATCAAGCTTGCGATACTGCGATTCAAATCATCAGAAGAGCCGAATATCGCAAATCAACGAAGAAAATCAAGGATCCGCGTCAAATCGCGTTCGTTCACACGATGTGGAGCATCCGCCTGAACCGCAGGCTTGGCGCAGAACGCCACACCGAGCCCGGCGGCATGAATCATCGGCAGATCATTGGCCCCATCACCAACCGCAACGGTCTGATCCATACTTATGCCCATATGTGAAGCCCAATCATGCAGCGACTGCAACTTCACATCTTTCGTAACAATATCGCCAAGCACACGGCCGGTCAGACGGCCATCCGCGGCTTCCAAACGGTTCGCAATCCAAAAATCAAGATGCGCGTCGGCGGCAAGGCAATCCACGACTTCA is a window of Bifidobacterium catenulatum DSM 16992 = JCM 1194 = LMG 11043 DNA encoding:
- the fmt gene encoding methionyl-tRNA formyltransferase; the encoded protein is MLKVLFAGTPDVAVPSLELLAEDTEHFEVVAVLTRPDAPTGRGRKLVPNPVKQAALELGLPVIESDPSEETFISELAATGAQAAAVVAYGKILKQDVLDALPMGWYNLHFSLLPQWRGAAPVQRSIWAGEKVTGATVFRIVRAMDAGPILAQSTVEIGVHETAGELLNRLAEDGSRLLAASLQAMADDQIIPVEQPAGAYEIAQKITVEDAHIRFDIPVFAVDRQIRACTPNPGAWCELHANAEAKPTTLHVLRAQSADISNPNTPASLEPGQIVAGKKNVWVGTSSDPLELLEVKAQGKKAMRAADWARGAHLDGAYCK